The following proteins are co-located in the uncultured Propionivibrio sp. genome:
- a CDS encoding FAD-dependent oxidoreductase, translating into MLPVSEAAAAPVADDTSPLVIIGSGCAAYTLAQAFRRIDTASPLVLLTRDGGEHYSKPSLSNALAQGLSPAQLPTRSAAQMADALHAEIRTACEVVRIDPATRTLATADGKQLSFGRLVIAWGAEPVRLDAKGDAADAVHSVNDLDDYRRFHASLAGAGSVAIVGNGLIGCEFANDLASRAFRPTLIGRSAWPLDRLLPPPAAQYLAAALQASGVELVGDVGVEAVWKDGPAYRLELNDGRRLHADRILSAIGLRPRTAIAQDAGITCRRGIVTNRRLETSIEGIYALGDCAEIDGVNLPFIAPILQQASALARTLCGEPTDVSYPAMPVVVKTPACPVAVCPPPAGASGEWTCDVNDGGMTALCRDAQGRLLGFALLGNAVARSATLAEGLPGPFGRA; encoded by the coding sequence ATGCTTCCCGTCAGTGAAGCCGCCGCGGCACCGGTGGCGGACGATACGTCGCCGCTCGTCATCATCGGCAGCGGTTGTGCTGCCTATACGCTGGCGCAGGCGTTCCGCCGCATCGATACGGCCTCACCGCTCGTGCTGTTGACGCGCGATGGCGGCGAGCATTACAGCAAGCCCTCGCTGTCGAACGCGCTCGCCCAGGGGCTTTCCCCCGCGCAGTTGCCGACGCGCAGCGCCGCCCAAATGGCCGACGCCTTGCACGCGGAAATCCGGACGGCCTGCGAAGTCGTGCGCATCGATCCGGCGACGCGCACGCTCGCAACCGCCGACGGCAAGCAACTGTCATTCGGGCGGCTGGTCATCGCCTGGGGCGCCGAACCGGTCCGCCTCGATGCCAAGGGCGATGCCGCCGATGCCGTGCACTCGGTGAACGATCTCGATGACTATCGGCGCTTTCATGCCAGCCTTGCCGGCGCGGGATCGGTGGCGATCGTCGGCAACGGGCTGATCGGCTGCGAATTCGCCAACGATCTCGCCAGTCGGGCGTTTCGGCCGACGCTGATCGGACGTTCGGCCTGGCCGCTCGACCGCCTCTTGCCGCCGCCGGCGGCGCAGTATCTGGCGGCCGCCTTGCAGGCGAGCGGCGTCGAATTGGTCGGCGATGTCGGTGTCGAGGCTGTCTGGAAGGACGGTCCGGCGTATCGTCTGGAACTGAACGACGGGCGTCGCCTCCATGCCGACCGGATTCTCTCCGCCATCGGACTGCGTCCGCGCACGGCGATCGCCCAAGACGCCGGCATCACCTGCCGGCGCGGGATCGTCACCAACCGCCGGCTCGAAACCTCGATCGAGGGAATTTATGCGCTCGGCGATTGCGCCGAAATTGACGGCGTCAATTTGCCGTTCATCGCGCCGATCCTGCAGCAGGCGAGCGCGCTGGCGCGAACCCTGTGCGGCGAGCCGACCGACGTGTCCTATCCGGCGATGCCGGTCGTCGTCAAGACGCCGGCATGTCCTGTGGCAGTCTGCCCGCCGCCAGCCGGGGCGAGCGGTGAGTGGACCTGCGACGTCAATGACGGCGGGATGACGGCCTTGTGCAGGGATGCGCAGGGGCGCTTGCTCGGTTTCGCCCTGCTGGGTAACGCCGTGGCGCGGAGCGCGACGCTGGCGGAAGGTTTGCCGGGCCCGTTCGGTCGGGCGTGA
- a CDS encoding CDGSH iron-sulfur domain-containing protein yields the protein MAKAEIAAKSPCAVQVEKGKDYWWCSCGRSASQPFCSGAHKGTEFVPQKYTAEESKTVYFCACKQTKNPPFCDGTHQSL from the coding sequence ATGGCGAAGGCCGAAATTGCCGCGAAGTCCCCGTGTGCCGTCCAGGTCGAGAAGGGGAAAGATTACTGGTGGTGCAGCTGTGGTCGCAGCGCCTCGCAGCCGTTCTGCAGCGGGGCGCACAAAGGAACGGAATTCGTGCCGCAGAAATACACGGCGGAAGAGAGCAAGACCGTTTATTTCTGCGCCTGCAAGCAGACCAAGAACCCGCCGTTCTGCGACGGCACCCATCAATCGCTGTAA
- a CDS encoding DoxX family membrane protein, whose protein sequence is MSASKPKFDPFDPVVIVRILCGLLFVPHILFKLNAMDGAAAFFAKAGFDPAYPFLLLAIFAESLSAIGLVFNVATKWTGLLAAAVMAGATKAVLATKGAIWLWNLGGIEYNVVWCFLCFVIAVHAWREEYRTYGRVSLLFPKQVTA, encoded by the coding sequence ATGTCTGCATCCAAGCCAAAATTCGATCCGTTCGATCCCGTCGTCATTGTCCGTATTCTCTGCGGCCTGCTCTTCGTTCCGCATATCCTGTTCAAGCTCAACGCCATGGACGGCGCGGCTGCCTTCTTTGCCAAGGCCGGTTTCGACCCCGCCTATCCCTTCCTCCTCCTCGCCATTTTCGCCGAGTCGCTGAGTGCGATCGGCCTGGTGTTCAATGTCGCGACCAAGTGGACCGGCTTGCTTGCGGCTGCGGTGATGGCCGGTGCGACCAAGGCGGTGCTGGCGACCAAGGGCGCGATATGGCTTTGGAATCTTGGCGGCATCGAGTACAACGTCGTCTGGTGCTTCCTCTGCTTCGTCATCGCCGTGCATGCGTGGCGGGAAGAGTACCGGACCTACGGCCGCGTCAGCCTGTTGTTCCCCAAGCAGGTCACTGCCTGA
- a CDS encoding LysR family transcriptional regulator, with product MDTLQGMRVFAAVAEAGSFSQAADRLGLSRAMASKHVQQLEQHLGVRLLQRTTRKLRLTESGSTYFERCRQILADIDEAEADATKLTLRPSGVLRMTMPVSFGVKHVAPLIAPYLEKFPEVQIDATVSDRRIDLIEEGIDLAIRIGATLDPGLVARRLGSDHLMICAAPSYLARRGTPTRPEQLEQHDCALYSYAADGNEWTLTGPDGPVRIKVGGKVRANNGDILTQIVLDGGGLMCQPSFLVGDAIADGRLVQLLPDYALPSIGIFAVYPSRKYLSAKIRTFVDFMAEALTANTAWSALA from the coding sequence ATGGACACTTTGCAGGGCATGCGCGTCTTTGCCGCGGTGGCCGAGGCCGGCAGCTTCTCGCAGGCCGCCGATCGGCTCGGTCTGTCGCGGGCGATGGCCTCGAAACATGTGCAGCAACTCGAACAGCATCTGGGCGTGCGACTGCTGCAACGAACCACGCGCAAGCTGCGCCTGACCGAGTCGGGTAGCACCTATTTCGAGCGCTGCCGTCAGATCCTGGCCGACATCGACGAGGCCGAGGCCGACGCCACCAAGCTGACGCTGCGACCCAGCGGCGTGCTGCGCATGACGATGCCGGTGTCCTTCGGCGTCAAGCATGTCGCACCGCTGATCGCGCCGTATCTCGAAAAATTCCCGGAAGTGCAGATCGACGCCACGGTCTCGGACCGGCGCATCGACCTGATCGAGGAGGGAATCGACCTCGCCATCCGCATCGGCGCCACGCTCGACCCCGGCCTCGTCGCCCGCCGCCTGGGATCGGACCATCTGATGATCTGCGCCGCGCCGTCCTATCTCGCCCGCCGCGGCACGCCGACGCGGCCGGAACAACTCGAACAGCATGACTGCGCGCTCTACAGCTACGCCGCCGACGGCAACGAATGGACCCTGACAGGCCCCGATGGCCCCGTCCGCATCAAGGTCGGCGGCAAGGTCCGGGCCAACAACGGCGACATCCTGACCCAGATCGTGCTCGATGGCGGCGGCCTCATGTGCCAGCCGAGCTTTTTGGTCGGCGACGCCATCGCCGACGGACGACTGGTACAGCTATTGCCCGACTATGCCCTGCCGTCGATCGGCATTTTCGCGGTGTACCCGAGCCGCAAGTACCTGTCGGCAAAAATACGCACTTTCGTCGATTTCATGGCCGAAGCGCTGACGGCAAACACCGCCTGGTCGGCGCTCGCCTGA
- the siaD gene encoding biofilm regulation diguanylate cyclase SiaD: MASSKSSAYLEEAELRALVARLVDAPEHGDNPLREPLIRLASHCEGQRERLERLVRISDGYHSISRDQRLSLAEQYDKQLRRLEKLARISDRYQNSLRELSEALKESASHDPLTGLDNRRALTERLREESERATRKHLAYGLAILDVDRFKLINDRFGHEVGDKALCAISDAIRDSLREYDACGRWGGEEFLILLPETPAEYALQVIERVRANIQEIRIDVPENQLPEITASFGLTQYRPGESYSDTISRADTLLRVAKSQGRNRVIVD; this comes from the coding sequence ATGGCCTCATCGAAGTCCTCCGCGTATCTCGAGGAAGCGGAACTGCGCGCGCTGGTGGCGCGGCTCGTCGACGCGCCGGAGCATGGCGACAATCCGCTGCGCGAGCCGCTCATCCGGCTCGCCAGTCATTGCGAGGGACAGCGCGAGCGGCTTGAGCGCCTCGTGCGCATTTCCGACGGCTATCACTCAATCAGCCGCGACCAGCGCCTCAGCCTTGCCGAGCAGTACGACAAACAGTTACGCCGCCTGGAGAAGCTGGCGCGTATCTCCGACCGCTACCAGAACAGCCTGCGCGAGTTGAGCGAGGCGCTCAAGGAAAGCGCTTCGCACGATCCGCTGACCGGTCTGGACAACCGCCGGGCGCTGACCGAACGCCTGCGCGAGGAAAGCGAACGGGCGACACGCAAGCATCTGGCGTATGGCCTTGCCATTCTCGATGTCGATCGGTTCAAGCTGATCAACGATCGTTTTGGCCATGAAGTCGGCGACAAGGCGCTGTGCGCGATCAGCGACGCGATCCGCGACTCGCTGCGCGAATATGACGCCTGCGGACGCTGGGGCGGCGAAGAGTTTCTGATTCTCCTGCCGGAAACGCCGGCGGAATATGCACTCCAGGTGATCGAGCGCGTGCGCGCCAATATCCAGGAAATTCGCATCGACGTGCCGGAGAACCAGCTGCCGGAGATCACCGCGAGCTTCGGCTTGACGCAGTACCGTCCCGGCGAGAGCTATTCCGATACGATCAGCCGGGCCGATACGCTGCTGCGCGTGGCCAAGTCGCAGGGCCGCAATCGCGTCATCGTCGACTGA
- the siaC gene encoding biofilm regulation phosphoprotein SiaC has translation MMAIGTLDMNDLNIASTQSTPGIETDANAGVLRMHGDSYPENSFEFFGPVIAWIESFLAGRDDPLRLELRLIYMNTSSVKAMMDIFDMLEDAHGKGHQVSVAWHYDPRNERVLDLADEFREDCTFPFDISPDVA, from the coding sequence ATGATGGCTATTGGCACCTTAGACATGAACGACCTGAATATTGCTTCCACCCAATCCACCCCCGGTATCGAGACCGACGCCAATGCCGGCGTCCTGCGCATGCATGGCGACTCGTATCCGGAAAACTCGTTCGAGTTTTTCGGTCCGGTGATCGCGTGGATCGAATCTTTCCTCGCCGGGCGCGATGACCCGCTCCGTCTCGAACTGCGCCTGATCTACATGAACACCAGCTCGGTCAAGGCCATGATGGATATCTTCGACATGCTCGAAGACGCGCATGGCAAGGGGCACCAGGTCAGCGTGGCCTGGCATTACGACCCGCGCAACGAGCGGGTGCTCGATCTTGCCGACGAATTCCGCGAGGATTGCACGTTCCCGTTCGACATTTCACCGGACGTGGCGTGA
- a CDS encoding DUF6272 family protein, protein MPRTATWYRPAMSLKGPTARRCWPAWPNLRRSTRRSKAAYKTQLRRPREAGASSGAGLGLIDVARKSSLPLKATLSEIDENRAFFSLCAFI, encoded by the coding sequence ATGCCGAGGACCGCTACATGGTACAGGCCGGCAATGTCGTTGAAAGGGCCGACGGCGAGGCGCTGCTGGCCCGCGTGGCCGAACTTGCGACGCTCGACAAGGCGCAGCAAGGCTGCCTACAAGACGCAGCTGCGGCGGCCGCGCGAGGCGGGGGCAAGCAGCGGCGCCGGACTCGGCCTCATCGACGTCGCCCGCAAATCGAGCCTGCCGCTCAAGGCAACACTTTCCGAAATCGACGAAAATCGCGCCTTCTTCAGCTTGTGCGCATTCATATGA
- the siaA gene encoding biofilm regulation protein phosphatase SiaA (SiaB is a threonine kinase acting on SiaC; SiaA is the matching phosphatase.), translating into MATFGFGLRAKSMLALVLACLLALLPASLIGWQVLDGVRNHFGEAYARSLTLLKRQQIIAPISRDLALARRFANSEVTRQWLADESNPALKALFFKEAEGYREDFGSHSYFLASAGSKGFYFNDQEKALSDAPRYVLSADKDSDSWFFGSLRQTDPYNINVNYDAHLQITQVWLNMQIRSGDKVLGLAGTGTDLSAFLKAFIETDEPGITPMIIARTGAIQAHRNKALIAENQAASQATAAQTLAGLLSDDAAREALAAAMARAEQHSDEVATLRVRLDGHPQLLALAYVPELKWHVVSAVDLKAVRVLDERWLYAAFAGIVLLTGLLLLAFAYAVDRLVLKPLKELQRSASQMAQGNFDVSLPPVGRDELGDLSEAFGIMARQIRHNTEELETLVQARTQALEEANQDMRRAHKQINDSIDYASLIQKAILPNQQLAQQLGPHHFVLWRPRDVVGGDFYIFRSEGERHILGVVDCAGHGVPGALMTMLARAALDQAMTQSGIDSPADILAQTDASMRHMLSDCELPRAIATNMDIGLAFVVPDERRLRYAGAKISLYWSDGHEIGEIKGTRRAIGDRRIGHYENCDVEMKPGVTYYLATDGFLDQAGGELGYGFGNTRFAELLLAHARLPMAEQASALDEALTRYRGGLPQRDDVTILSFRFD; encoded by the coding sequence ATGGCAACTTTCGGATTCGGTTTGCGCGCCAAATCGATGCTGGCGCTGGTGCTGGCCTGTTTGCTCGCTCTGCTGCCCGCGAGCCTGATCGGCTGGCAGGTCCTCGATGGTGTGCGCAACCATTTTGGCGAGGCGTATGCGAGAAGCCTGACGCTGCTCAAGCGCCAGCAGATCATCGCGCCGATTTCGCGCGACCTCGCCCTGGCCAGGCGTTTCGCCAATTCTGAAGTGACCCGGCAGTGGCTGGCCGATGAAAGCAATCCGGCCCTGAAGGCGCTGTTCTTCAAGGAGGCCGAGGGGTATCGCGAGGATTTCGGCAGCCATTCCTACTTTCTCGCCAGCGCCGGCAGCAAGGGCTTCTACTTCAACGACCAGGAGAAGGCCCTGAGCGATGCGCCGCGTTATGTGCTGAGCGCCGACAAGGACAGTGACTCCTGGTTTTTCGGTTCATTGCGGCAGACGGATCCGTACAACATCAACGTCAATTACGACGCCCATCTGCAGATCACGCAGGTGTGGCTGAACATGCAGATCCGGTCCGGCGACAAAGTGCTCGGCCTTGCCGGTACCGGGACCGATCTTTCCGCCTTCCTCAAAGCCTTCATCGAGACCGATGAGCCCGGCATCACGCCGATGATCATCGCCCGCACCGGCGCCATCCAGGCGCATCGCAACAAGGCGCTCATCGCCGAGAACCAGGCGGCGAGCCAGGCTACTGCGGCGCAGACCCTGGCCGGCCTGCTGTCCGACGACGCCGCGCGCGAAGCGCTGGCGGCGGCGATGGCCCGTGCCGAGCAGCACAGCGACGAAGTCGCGACCTTGCGCGTCCGACTCGACGGGCATCCGCAACTGCTCGCGCTGGCGTATGTTCCGGAACTCAAATGGCATGTGGTGTCGGCGGTCGACCTGAAGGCGGTCAGGGTGCTCGATGAGCGCTGGCTCTACGCGGCATTCGCGGGGATCGTGCTGCTCACCGGCCTCTTGCTGCTGGCCTTCGCCTACGCCGTGGACCGCTTGGTGCTGAAGCCTCTCAAGGAATTGCAGCGCTCGGCCTCGCAAATGGCGCAGGGCAATTTCGACGTGTCGCTGCCGCCCGTCGGCCGCGACGAACTTGGCGATCTCAGCGAAGCGTTCGGCATCATGGCGCGGCAGATCCGCCACAATACCGAGGAACTGGAAACGCTGGTGCAGGCGCGCACGCAGGCGCTCGAAGAAGCCAACCAGGACATGCGCCGGGCGCACAAGCAGATCAACGACTCGATCGATTATGCGAGCCTGATCCAGAAGGCCATTCTGCCGAACCAGCAACTGGCGCAGCAGCTCGGGCCGCATCACTTCGTGCTGTGGCGACCGCGCGATGTCGTCGGCGGCGATTTCTACATTTTCCGCAGCGAGGGCGAACGGCATATCCTCGGCGTCGTCGACTGCGCCGGCCACGGCGTTCCCGGCGCCTTGATGACGATGCTGGCGCGCGCCGCGCTCGACCAGGCGATGACCCAGTCCGGCATCGATTCGCCGGCCGACATCCTCGCCCAGACCGACGCCAGCATGCGGCATATGCTGAGCGATTGCGAGCTACCGCGCGCCATCGCCACCAACATGGATATCGGCCTGGCCTTCGTCGTTCCCGACGAACGTCGCCTGCGCTATGCCGGCGCCAAGATCAGCCTGTACTGGAGCGACGGCCACGAGATCGGCGAGATCAAGGGGACGCGCCGCGCCATCGGCGACCGGCGCATCGGCCACTACGAGAACTGCGATGTCGAGATGAAGCCGGGCGTCACCTATTACCTCGCGACCGACGGGTTCCTCGATCAGGCCGGCGGCGAGCTGGGGTACGGATTCGGCAATACGCGTTTCGCCGAACTCCTGCTGGCGCATGCGCGCCTGCCCATGGCCGAGCAGGCCAGCGCGCTGGACGAGGCGCTGACCCGCTATCGCGGCGGCTTGCCGCAACGCGATGATGTGACCATACTTTCCTTCCGTTTCGATTGA
- a CDS encoding rhodanese-like domain-containing protein, whose amino-acid sequence MSLHTKTHAPRSLCARTLPLLTSILLAGAGLALLTPSFPVRAADQTQASPATAIIIDAAQVEAAVARGAILWDVRAAEDYQRGHLPGAINVGDAGKVLRDEQKEDFLPTATIERIFSDAGLDPAREIVVYGARGNPYAYFGGYAVRAFGGRNVRIFHDGFEGWQEAGKPVATTATRLPRVALTLKPVPSLASSTDDVLQAVARPDIQIVDVRTRKEYAGEDIRAIRGGHIPGAINIPFEENWRDANAPQKIARQETKGTEGLALKSRPELEALYQALDRDKETIVYCQSGVRAAETSTVLESLGFKNVKVYDSSWLGWAAKLSAPVENETFLNVGLLTGQIGALKRQVGELEKKLAAR is encoded by the coding sequence ATGTCGCTGCACACCAAAACACACGCCCCGCGATCGCTGTGCGCCCGCACCCTGCCGCTGCTGACCTCGATCCTGCTGGCCGGCGCCGGCCTCGCGCTCCTCACGCCGTCGTTCCCGGTGCGCGCCGCCGACCAGACGCAGGCATCGCCGGCCACTGCCATCATCATCGACGCTGCCCAGGTCGAGGCCGCCGTCGCCCGCGGCGCCATCCTGTGGGATGTGCGCGCCGCCGAAGACTACCAGCGCGGCCACCTGCCCGGCGCGATCAACGTCGGCGACGCCGGCAAAGTGCTGCGCGACGAGCAGAAGGAAGACTTCCTGCCGACGGCGACGATCGAAAGGATCTTCTCCGACGCCGGCCTCGATCCGGCCAGGGAGATCGTCGTCTATGGCGCCCGCGGCAATCCCTACGCCTATTTCGGCGGCTACGCTGTGCGCGCCTTCGGCGGCCGCAACGTCCGCATCTTCCATGACGGCTTCGAAGGCTGGCAGGAAGCCGGCAAGCCGGTGGCAACAACGGCAACCAGGCTGCCGCGCGTCGCATTGACGCTGAAGCCGGTACCTTCGCTGGCATCCTCCACCGACGACGTCCTCCAGGCCGTTGCCAGACCCGACATCCAGATCGTCGATGTGCGTACGCGCAAGGAATATGCCGGTGAAGATATCCGCGCCATACGCGGTGGTCATATCCCGGGCGCCATCAACATTCCCTTCGAGGAAAACTGGCGCGATGCCAATGCACCGCAGAAGATCGCGCGCCAGGAAACGAAGGGCACCGAAGGCCTCGCCCTCAAGTCGCGGCCCGAGCTTGAAGCGCTCTACCAGGCGCTCGACCGCGACAAGGAAACCATCGTCTATTGCCAGTCGGGCGTGCGCGCCGCCGAAACCTCGACGGTGCTCGAAAGCCTCGGCTTCAAGAACGTCAAGGTGTATGACTCGTCCTGGCTGGGCTGGGCAGCGAAACTGTCGGCGCCGGTCGAGAACGAGACCTTCCTCAACGTCGGCCTGCTCACCGGCCAGATCGGCGCGCTCAAGCGCCAGGTCGGCGAACTCGAAAAGAAGCTGGCCGCACGCTAG
- a CDS encoding thiazole synthase: MNAFDIPTRPASLRTSTHTTTDDDALVLGPVRFSNRLFTGTGKFAANGDIPKMLAASGSQMVTVALRRVGGNAPDDNILALIPPQVTLLPNTSGARDAEQAVRIARIAREAGYGDFVKIEVITDMKTLMPDNWETLKATEILAREGFIVLPYVTPDLTLAKRLEDAGAAAVMPLGSPIGTNRGLETRMLIELLIENCRLPIIVDAGIGRPSHAAEAMELGAAAVLVNTAIATAADPEAMGRAFDYAVRAGRTAYRATLADASRDARASSPLTGFLDD; the protein is encoded by the coding sequence ATGAACGCTTTCGACATACCCACCCGCCCCGCATCGCTCCGCACCTCGACCCATACCACTACCGACGACGACGCCCTCGTCCTCGGCCCGGTCCGCTTCAGCAACCGGCTGTTCACCGGAACCGGAAAATTCGCCGCCAACGGCGACATCCCCAAAATGCTGGCCGCCAGCGGTTCGCAAATGGTCACGGTGGCGCTGCGCCGCGTCGGCGGCAACGCGCCCGATGACAACATCCTCGCACTCATCCCCCCGCAGGTGACGCTGCTGCCCAACACCTCCGGCGCGCGCGACGCCGAACAGGCCGTGCGCATCGCCCGCATCGCCCGCGAGGCCGGCTACGGCGACTTCGTCAAGATCGAAGTCATCACCGACATGAAGACCTTGATGCCGGACAACTGGGAAACGCTGAAGGCCACCGAGATCCTCGCCCGCGAAGGCTTCATCGTGCTGCCCTACGTCACGCCCGATCTCACGCTGGCCAAGCGCCTTGAAGATGCCGGCGCCGCCGCCGTGATGCCGTTGGGATCGCCGATCGGTACCAATCGCGGCCTCGAAACGCGCATGCTGATCGAGTTGCTGATCGAGAACTGCCGCCTGCCGATCATCGTCGACGCCGGCATCGGCCGCCCCTCGCATGCCGCCGAGGCAATGGAACTCGGCGCCGCCGCCGTGCTCGTCAACACCGCCATCGCCACCGCCGCCGATCCGGAAGCCATGGGTCGCGCCTTCGACTACGCCGTTCGCGCCGGGCGCACGGCCTACCGGGCCACGCTCGCCGACGCCTCGCGCGACGCGCGCGCCTCGTCGCCGCTGACCGGCTTCCTCGACGACTGA
- the thiH gene encoding 2-iminoacetate synthase ThiH, producing the protein MSFRDCIDRYADFDFPGFFAHVSDADVERALAAEKPGVTDFLTLLAPAATQHIEAMAQRASQLTMQHFGRTIQMFIPLYLSNHCTNRCAYCGFNVGNDMPRRVLDLDAIEAEAEAIARTGMQHVLILTGEDRRITPPEYIAAAARCLKRHFASVSIEVYPLHEAEYRDLRAAGVDGMTVFQETYDPVTYRRVHLGGKKRDYGWRLDAPERAARAGLRLVNIGPLLGLAEPRREIFFTGLHARYLEDHFLQTEVAISLPRINPAEGAFDADYNIGDKQFVQFMTAVRIFLPRAGITVSTRERAEFRDAILPLGVTRFSAGSSTGVGGYVDPPDAKALQFEITDQRSVADVASALVARRYQPVFKDWDGSL; encoded by the coding sequence ATGTCCTTTCGCGACTGCATCGACCGTTATGCCGATTTCGATTTTCCCGGATTTTTCGCGCACGTCAGCGACGCCGACGTCGAACGCGCACTGGCGGCGGAAAAGCCCGGCGTCACCGACTTCCTGACGCTGCTCGCCCCGGCGGCGACACAGCACATCGAAGCCATGGCGCAGCGGGCGAGCCAGCTGACCATGCAGCATTTCGGCCGCACGATTCAGATGTTCATCCCGCTCTACCTCTCCAACCACTGTACCAACCGCTGCGCCTATTGCGGCTTCAACGTCGGCAACGACATGCCGCGCCGCGTGCTCGACCTCGACGCCATCGAGGCTGAAGCTGAAGCGATCGCTCGTACCGGCATGCAGCATGTGCTGATCCTCACCGGCGAGGACCGGCGCATCACGCCGCCCGAATATATCGCCGCCGCCGCGCGCTGTCTCAAACGTCATTTCGCCTCGGTCTCGATCGAGGTCTATCCGCTGCACGAGGCCGAATACCGCGACCTGCGCGCCGCCGGCGTCGACGGCATGACGGTCTTCCAGGAGACCTATGACCCCGTCACCTACCGGCGCGTGCACCTCGGCGGCAAGAAGCGCGATTACGGCTGGCGGCTCGACGCGCCCGAACGCGCGGCGCGCGCCGGGCTGCGCCTCGTCAACATCGGCCCGCTGCTCGGACTTGCCGAACCGCGCCGCGAGATCTTCTTCACCGGCTTGCATGCACGCTATCTCGAAGATCATTTCCTGCAGACCGAAGTCGCCATTTCGCTGCCGCGCATCAACCCGGCCGAAGGCGCTTTCGACGCCGACTACAACATCGGCGACAAGCAGTTCGTCCAGTTCATGACCGCCGTGCGGATATTCCTGCCGCGCGCCGGCATCACCGTGTCGACGCGCGAACGCGCCGAGTTTCGCGACGCCATCCTGCCGCTCGGCGTCACACGCTTCTCGGCCGGATCGAGCACCGGCGTCGGCGGTTATGTCGATCCGCCTGACGCCAAGGCGCTGCAATTCGAGATCACCGACCAGCGCAGCGTCGCCGATGTCGCTTCGGCACTCGTCGCCCGGCGCTACCAGCCCGTCTTCAAGGACTGGGACGGATCGCTATGA
- the thiS gene encoding sulfur carrier protein ThiS, which yields MEILMNGERRTCPADMTVAVLLEATGHAGQRVAVVRNGQVVPRGQHAATALTEGDRIDIVGAVAGG from the coding sequence ATGGAAATCCTGATGAACGGCGAGCGCCGTACCTGTCCCGCCGACATGACCGTCGCGGTGCTGCTTGAAGCGACCGGCCATGCCGGCCAGCGCGTCGCCGTCGTGCGTAACGGCCAGGTCGTCCCGCGCGGACAACACGCCGCCACTGCCCTGACCGAAGGCGACCGCATCGACATCGTCGGCGCCGTCGCCGGCGGTTAG
- a CDS encoding alpha/beta hydrolase, protein MPRPEPFGFVSSTGIELPISLYRAHSPRKNTTILYLHGGGLVYGTRHDLPECHLDSLLQAGYDVLAPDYPLAPESGLDTILATLTELIAFFRAQHGTRFQLDDDAYVLFGRSAGAYLALMLCAALEDTGIAGPRAIVSLYGYARLDDPAFLTPSKHYLAFPSLSAQEVARIVGSAPVTEGDIGTRFALYVTARQQGSWIRMLCGDAPPERHSLDVARLAAFPPTFLAAATMDPDVPYKMSKSLSRAIPDARLVTVYGETHDFDRDTRDPTGASVYAEIIRWLETR, encoded by the coding sequence ATGCCACGACCGGAACCCTTCGGCTTCGTTTCCAGCACCGGGATCGAGCTGCCGATATCGCTCTACCGCGCGCACTCGCCGCGCAAGAACACCACGATCCTGTACCTGCATGGCGGCGGCCTTGTTTATGGGACGCGGCATGATTTGCCCGAATGCCATCTCGATAGCCTCCTGCAGGCCGGCTACGACGTCCTGGCGCCGGATTACCCTTTGGCGCCGGAATCCGGCCTCGACACCATCCTGGCAACGCTGACCGAGCTGATTGCCTTCTTCCGGGCGCAGCACGGCACGCGCTTTCAGCTCGACGACGACGCGTACGTTCTTTTCGGCCGCTCGGCCGGCGCCTATCTCGCGCTGATGCTGTGCGCCGCACTCGAGGACACGGGCATCGCGGGCCCGCGGGCGATCGTCAGCCTGTACGGTTACGCGCGCCTCGACGACCCCGCTTTCCTGACGCCAAGCAAGCATTACCTTGCCTTTCCGAGCCTCTCGGCGCAGGAAGTGGCGCGCATCGTCGGCAGTGCGCCGGTCACCGAGGGCGACATCGGCACGCGCTTCGCCCTCTACGTAACGGCGCGTCAGCAGGGATCGTGGATCAGGATGCTGTGCGGCGATGCACCACCCGAACGTCATTCGCTCGACGTGGCGCGCCTCGCCGCTTTTCCGCCGACCTTCCTGGCCGCCGCCACCATGGACCCGGACGTTCCCTACAAGATGTCGAAATCATTGTCACGGGCGATTCCAGACGCCAGGCTTGTCACCGTCTATGGTGAAACGCACGACTTCGACCGCGACACCCGCGATCCGACCGGCGCGTCGGTCTATGCCGAAATCATCAGGTGGCTGGAGACGCGCTGA